In Bacillus cereus ATCC 14579, a single window of DNA contains:
- a CDS encoding NAD-dependent epimerase/dehydratase family protein — translation MIASFKNKTFLITGGYGFIGSHLARRLLNLQAKIVLFIRTPSNSWRLKDILKYIETYEIDIRDKKQVQDAIKKINPDYIFHLAAYGVNSAHTDYIHAIETNVIGTCNIIQAAKLVNCKKIINFGSSSEYGNKMEPIHENMLLTPVDIYGSTKAAATILAHQIASENNINLITLRPFGIFGEGEEPHKIFSYIILRVLQNKDVNLTLCNQLRDYCYIENVIDACILAVENTTVQNEIFNIGSGTIHPLKHYVELLFKHLKTNSRPNYGAISSRTNERWVPEADVQKIKNSLSWEPRINIEEGIIKTVNWYKNNKHLYLTP, via the coding sequence ATGATTGCTTCATTTAAAAATAAAACTTTCCTTATTACTGGTGGATACGGTTTTATTGGTTCTCACTTGGCACGAAGACTTTTAAATTTACAAGCAAAAATTGTTCTTTTCATAAGAACACCATCAAACTCTTGGAGACTAAAGGATATTCTAAAATATATTGAAACCTATGAAATAGATATACGAGATAAAAAACAAGTACAAGATGCAATAAAGAAAATTAATCCCGATTATATCTTTCACCTGGCAGCCTATGGTGTAAATTCTGCCCATACAGATTACATCCATGCTATAGAAACAAATGTTATAGGGACTTGTAACATTATTCAAGCAGCAAAATTGGTGAATTGTAAAAAAATCATCAATTTTGGGAGTAGTTCTGAATACGGTAACAAGATGGAACCTATTCATGAAAATATGTTACTAACTCCTGTGGATATCTATGGAAGTACCAAAGCTGCTGCTACTATACTCGCCCATCAAATTGCTAGCGAAAACAATATTAATCTTATAACATTAAGACCTTTTGGCATATTCGGAGAAGGCGAAGAACCGCATAAAATTTTTAGCTATATAATCTTGCGAGTATTACAAAACAAAGATGTAAATTTAACTTTATGTAATCAATTAAGAGATTATTGTTATATAGAAAATGTAATAGATGCCTGTATCCTAGCAGTAGAAAATACTACTGTACAAAATGAAATTTTTAATATTGGGAGCGGCACTATTCACCCCTTGAAACATTATGTAGAATTATTATTCAAACATTTGAAAACCAATTCCAGACCAAATTACGGTGCAATTTCCTCTAGAACAAATGAAAGATGGGTTCCTGAAGCGGATGTGCAAAAAATAAAAAACTCTCTTTCCTGGGAACCTAGAATTAATATTGAAGAAGGAATTATAAAAACTGTTAATTGGTATAAAAATAATAAACATTTATACCTAACCCCCTAA
- the rfbG gene encoding CDP-glucose 4,6-dehydratase: MLNQNFNNAFYGKTILITGHTGFKGSWLSLWLNELGATVIGYSLDPKNKNDNFNITNLQNNIIDIRGDIRDFNKLNKVFTDYKPEIVFHLAAQPLVKYSYEYPRETYEVNVVGTMNVLEAIRLHESAKIGIMVTSDKCYENKEWPWGYREIDPMGGHDIYSSSKGCCELLISSYRNSYFSVENFSQHKKIIASVRAGNVIGGGDWSIDRIIPDCIRALESNKNIIIRNPTAIRPWQHVLEPLSGYLLLTEKIINNGILYSGAWNFGPSLSNIVSVEKLVTSLLDIWGCGDWTAENIDPINFHEANLLNLDISKAKFNLNWQPKWSLQQTLENTIEWYKHYNSYTSSEMRNLCISQIKQYCML; the protein is encoded by the coding sequence TTGTTAAACCAAAACTTTAATAATGCTTTTTACGGAAAAACAATTTTAATTACTGGACATACTGGTTTTAAAGGTTCTTGGTTATCCCTATGGTTGAATGAATTAGGTGCTACTGTAATCGGATATTCATTAGATCCTAAAAATAAGAATGATAACTTTAACATTACTAACCTTCAAAATAATATAATTGATATTCGTGGAGACATTAGAGATTTTAATAAATTAAATAAGGTTTTTACAGATTATAAACCTGAAATTGTATTCCATTTAGCTGCCCAACCTCTAGTTAAGTATTCATATGAATATCCTAGAGAAACATACGAGGTAAACGTTGTAGGAACTATGAATGTACTAGAGGCAATTCGATTACATGAATCAGCTAAAATAGGAATTATGGTGACAAGTGACAAGTGCTATGAAAATAAAGAATGGCCTTGGGGTTATCGTGAAATTGACCCTATGGGCGGCCATGACATATATAGCTCAAGCAAAGGATGCTGCGAACTTTTAATTTCTTCCTATCGAAATTCTTACTTTTCAGTAGAAAACTTTTCTCAACACAAGAAAATAATTGCAAGCGTTCGAGCTGGTAATGTAATTGGTGGTGGTGATTGGTCAATAGATAGAATTATTCCTGATTGTATACGAGCATTAGAATCAAACAAAAACATTATTATTAGAAACCCTACTGCTATTAGACCCTGGCAACATGTACTAGAACCCTTAAGCGGGTATTTACTCCTTACAGAAAAAATTATAAATAATGGTATCCTTTATTCAGGAGCATGGAACTTCGGGCCATCCCTAAGCAATATTGTTTCAGTAGAAAAATTAGTGACCAGTTTACTAGATATTTGGGGCTGCGGGGATTGGACAGCAGAAAATATAGATCCAATAAATTTTCATGAAGCAAATTTACTAAACCTTGACATTAGCAAAGCAAAATTCAATCTTAATTGGCAGCCAAAATGGTCCCTACAACAGACTTTAGAAAATACAATAGAATGGTATAAACATTATAATTCTTACACCAGTTCTGAGATGAGAAATCTATGTATTAGCCAAATCAAACAATATTGCATGCTTTGA